Below is a genomic region from Gemmobacter sp. 24YEA27.
CACCGCCGGCACGCCGGTCACGAAAAAGATCACGCGCCAGGTCTCGATCCCGCCCCAGCTGCTCGCCGCCCAGGCGGTCAGTGCCACGATTACGGTGCCCACCGCCCAGAAGCCTTCCAGCATCACCAGCCAGCGGCCACGGCGTGACGGCGGCAGAAACTCGGCCATCATCGCGTAATCCACCGGCAGCGTGCCGCCAACCGCGAGGCCGGTCAGGAAACGCAGGACCAGCAGCGTGGTGAAATCCGGGGCAAAGGCCGAGGCGATGCCGAAAACCGCATCCATCGCCACCGTGATGAGAAGGATCCTGCGGCGCCCGAAACGATCCGCGAGCCGCCCGAAAACCGAGGCGCCCACCAGCATGCCCAGAAAGAACAGCGTGCCGGTCTGCAGGGCCTGCGGCACTTCCATCCCGAAACTGGCCGCGATGGAGGCGACGGTGAAGCCTACGGCCAGCACCTGCATCGCATCCGCCGTCCAGACGAGGCCAAAGACTCCCAGAAGCCGGCGCTGGAACCTGCCGGTCCCCGCCCGTTCCAGCACTGTGTCGACTGCAATAGCGGTCATCGTCATCCCTTCCCTGTCCCCCATTTTCCGGGGTGTCTGATAAAATATACTCAAAATGAGCATATATAGGCGGGAGCGAAATATACTCGATGTGAGTTTATGTCAATTCCAACTTTGACAGATTTCGCGAAAGGCTCAGCCCCGGCTGACCGGCAGCCTGGTGCCGGCGAGCGCGCGTGCCTCAAGCACTGCCGGGCGATAGCGGAACAGCATGGCGGGCCGGCCCCGGGATTCGGCCGTGGTCTCGCCGGTTTCCTCGATCAGGTCCTGCTGGTCGATCTGCCGGCGAAAATTCGATTTATGCAGCCTGAGGCCGATCAGTGCCTCAACCAGGCGCTGCAACTGCAGAAACGTGAAGCTCTCCGGCATAAGTTCAAAGGCCACGGGGCGGTATTTGATCTTGGCCCTGAGCCGCGCGATCCCTGTTGCCAGAATGCGGCGATGATCTCCCTGCATGGCGCGCCCTGCGCCTGCCCGCCCTGTTCCGATCTTGTCACTGGCTTCGCCAACCAGCCCGGCCTCATAGAGCAGTTCATAGCGTGACAGAACCAGATCCTCATTCCAGGCCTGACCATCAAGGCCGAAAGCATGGGAGACCCGCTGCACGCGACCGGGATCGCTGGCCGCCCAGAGGTTCAGGGCCGCAATCATGTGCTGCCAGCCCTCGGGCAGGCCGCTGCGGTGATCCTCCCAGGGGAGATATTCATACCAGCCATGCCATTCTGGCCGCCCGGCCCCGGGTGCCGCCTGTTCGCGCACCAGACCGAGATAGGAGATCGAGATGCGCCGCAGATCCGCGTCTTCCCCCGGTCACGGTCGGCAAAGGTGTAGAGCTGTTCCAGAAACCCCACCGGATGCCCCGTCTGGCTTTCGATCCAGTCCCTGAGCCCCGCCTGCAGGCTGCGATGTGACGAGGTGAACGGGCCCGAGGGCAGCGCCTCGCCGGCGGCAACCGTCATCACCCGGGGCGCGTCGCCGGTCACTGCGGCAAGCACCGCAATCAGGTCTGCCTGAGCCAGCCCCGTTGTCACCCTTGCCTCCGCTTTGACCTCTGCCTGACCCCGGACTAGCACGCGGGCGCAGCCTGGCCAACCATTGCCCCGGTCGTGAAGCCGCAAACCTGTAACAGCCCTTTAAACCGCGCCCCGCTTACGTTAACTCAGTGAGGAAACCCCAAACCCGGCTTCCTGCCAGACCGTCACCCGGAGGAGGTGCGGCGGGAGGCTCTCAGGCGAAAGACGACAGCCAGATGCCAGCCTATCGTTCCAGAACCACCACGCATGGCCGCAATATGGCCGGGGCCCGCGGGCTCTGGCGCGCCACGGGGATGAAGGACAGCGATTTCGGCAAGCCGATTATCGCAATTGTGAATTCGTTCACCCAATTCGTGCCCGGTCACGTCCATCTCAAAGACCTCGGCCAGATGGTCGCGCGTGAGGTCGAGGCGGCGGGCGGTGTCGCGAAAGAGTTCAACACCATCGCCGTCGATGACGGGATCGCGATGGGCCATGACGGCATGCTGTATTCGCTCCCCTCGCGTGAGATCATCGCGGATTCGGTTGAATATATGGTCAACGCGCATTGCGCCGATGCCATGGTCTGCATCTCGAATTGCGACAAGATCACCCCCGGCATGCTGATGGCCGCGATGCGTCTGAACATCCCGGCGATCTTCGTCTCGGGTGGGCCGATGGAGGCCGGCAAGGTGACGCTCGGTGACGGGCGTGAGGTCAAGCTCGACCTCGTTGACGCGATGGTGGCTGCGGCGGATGACAAAATGTCTGACGCAGATGTGGATGCGATCGAGAAGGCCGCCTGCCCGACCTGTGGCTCGTGTTCGGGGATGTTCACCGCCAATTCGATGAACTGCCTCGCAGAGGCGCTTGGTCTGGCACTGCCGGGGAATGGCTCGACGCTGGCGACACATGCCTTCCGCAAGGGGCTGTTCCTGAAATCGGGGCGGATGATCGTCGAGCTGGCAAAGCGCTGGTACGAGCAGGATGACGCGAATGTGCTGCCCCGCACCATTGCCAGCCGCGCGGCCTTTGATAATGCGATGGCGCTTGATATCGCGATGGGCGGCTCGACCAATACCGTGCTCCACCTGCTGGCCATTGCCCGCGAGGGCGGCGTTGATTTCGGCATGGATGAGATCGACGCGCTGTCGCGCAAAGTCCCCTGCCTGAGCAAGGTCGCACCGAACGTGGCGGGCGTGCATATGGAAGATGTCCACCGCGCCGGCGGCATCATGTCGCTGCTGGGCGAACTCGACCGTGGCGGGCTGATCAATCGCGACTGCCCGACCGTCCATTCCGAGACCATGGGCGAGGCGCTTGCCGCCTGGGACATCGCGGTGACGAACAACCCCGAGGCACGGGAACTGTATCTCGCTGCCCCCGGTGGGGTGCCGACGCAGGTTGCGTTCTCCCAAAGCTCGCTCTGGCCAAGCCTTGATACCGACCGCGAAAAGGGCGTGATCCGCTCGGTCGAACATGCGTTTTCGAAAGAGGGCGGGCTTGCGGTCCTGAAGGGCAATATCGCGCTGGATGGCTGTATCGTGAAGACCGCAGGCGTCGACGAGTCGATCCTGAAATTCTCGGGCCCGGCTGTGGTGTTCGAAAGCCAGGACGCGGCGGTCAAAGGCATCCTGAACAAGGGCGTCAAGGCCGGCGATGTGGTAGTGATCCGCTATGAGGGGCCGAAAGGCGGGCCGGGGATGCAGGAAATGCTCTACCCGACCTCTTACCTGAAATCGCGGGGCCTCGGCAAAGTCTGTGCACTGATCACCGACGGGCGGTTCTCGGGCGGCACTTCGGGCCTTTCCATCGGCCATGCCAGCCCCGAAGCGGCAGCCGGCGGCACCATCGGCCTTGTGAAGGACGGCGATCTGATCGAGATTGACATCCCGAACCGCACGATCACGCTCGCGGTCCCCGAGGCGGAACTGGACGCGCGGCGCGTCGAACAGGACCGTCTGGGCTGGAAACCCGCACAGCCAAGAAAGCGCAATGTGACCACCGCGCTCAAGGCCTATGCGGCCTTTGCGTCTTCGGCCGATAAGGGTGCGGTGCGCATTCTGCCGGAGTAATCTGCGGCCAGGCGTGAACAAAAAAGGCGGGTGATCCTCTCACCCGCCTTTTTCATTTTTCGCCTTATTTCGCCTGCGGCGCCTCATGGGTCTTCGCGTAATGGGCCAGGATGCCCAGCATCGCGATCCCGGCCACCGAAAAACCGATCGCCACGATCCCCGAGGACCGGTAGCCCCAATGCAGCGCGAAGCCGGCGGCCAGCGGCCCAAGCGCGTTCGCCGCGTTAAAGGCCGCGTGGTTCATTGCCGCCGCCATGCTTTGCGCCTTGCCCGCGACATCCATCAGCCGGGTCTGCAGCGGCACAAAAACGCCCGAACTCAGCCCGATCAGGAAGGCGGACAGCGTCATCTGCACCCAGTCGCCCACCGCGTAAGACGCATAGGCCTGCGCCAGGATCATAAAGATCAGCAGGGACAGCGCCGCTTTCATATTTCCGAGCCGGATCGTCAGCCGGGCCGCCAGGATCGAGCCCAGCGTGATCCCCACGCCAAACATGGCCAGCATCAGCGTCACGCCCCAGTCCGGCGGGTTCGCAGTCGCAAGCATCGCCGCCGAGAGGAAGGAATAGACCGCGAAAAGCCCGCCGCAGCCGATCAGCCCCACCGCAAGTGTCAGCAGGACTGACGGGTTGAACAAAGCCCGCAGCTCATCCATCGGGCGCGCATTGGGGTCTACGCCGACCCGTGGCGCCAGTTTCAGGATCAGCACCGCTGAAATCAGCGCAAGCACGCCTGGCAGCGCAAAGCCGAACCGCCAGCCAAGGCCCTGGCCCAAAAGCGCCGCGAAAGGCACGCCGACGATATTCGCAACCGTCAGCCCCAGCATGACCTGGGTGACGCCCTTTGCCCGCTGCTCGCGCGGCAGCGCATCGGCGGCAAAAAGCATCGCCACGCCAAGGAAACCACCATGCGGCATCCCGGCAAGGAAGCGCGTCACCAGCAGCGTCGAAAAGCCCGGCAGCAGCGCCGCCAGCAGGTTCAGGACGCCGTAAGCTGCGATCAGCCCGGCCAGGTAGCGCCGCCGGGGCAGTCTTGCGCCCAGAAACGAGGTCAGCGGCGCGCCTACGACCACGCCGAACGCATAGGCCGCGACGACTTTGCTGGCCTCGGCCTCCGGCACACCAAGGTCTTTCGCATACCAGGGCAAAAGCCCCATTGAGGCGAATTCAGACGTGCCTATGGCAAAAGCGCCAAGGGCGAGCGCAAGGATCGCCCAGCGATAATCGGAAGAGCGGCCGGGCGCGGAAGAGCCACTGAGCGGCGGGGACATGGGGCACCTGATATGAAATGAGAAACCGGAATCTGCCGGTCAGCCT
It encodes:
- the ilvD gene encoding dihydroxy-acid dehydratase → MPAYRSRTTTHGRNMAGARGLWRATGMKDSDFGKPIIAIVNSFTQFVPGHVHLKDLGQMVAREVEAAGGVAKEFNTIAVDDGIAMGHDGMLYSLPSREIIADSVEYMVNAHCADAMVCISNCDKITPGMLMAAMRLNIPAIFVSGGPMEAGKVTLGDGREVKLDLVDAMVAAADDKMSDADVDAIEKAACPTCGSCSGMFTANSMNCLAEALGLALPGNGSTLATHAFRKGLFLKSGRMIVELAKRWYEQDDANVLPRTIASRAAFDNAMALDIAMGGSTNTVLHLLAIAREGGVDFGMDEIDALSRKVPCLSKVAPNVAGVHMEDVHRAGGIMSLLGELDRGGLINRDCPTVHSETMGEALAAWDIAVTNNPEARELYLAAPGGVPTQVAFSQSSLWPSLDTDREKGVIRSVEHAFSKEGGLAVLKGNIALDGCIVKTAGVDESILKFSGPAVVFESQDAAVKGILNKGVKAGDVVVIRYEGPKGGPGMQEMLYPTSYLKSRGLGKVCALITDGRFSGGTSGLSIGHASPEAAAGGTIGLVKDGDLIEIDIPNRTITLAVPEAELDARRVEQDRLGWKPAQPRKRNVTTALKAYAAFASSADKGAVRILPE
- a CDS encoding MFS transporter, with the translated sequence MSPPLSGSSAPGRSSDYRWAILALALGAFAIGTSEFASMGLLPWYAKDLGVPEAEASKVVAAYAFGVVVGAPLTSFLGARLPRRRYLAGLIAAYGVLNLLAALLPGFSTLLVTRFLAGMPHGGFLGVAMLFAADALPREQRAKGVTQVMLGLTVANIVGVPFAALLGQGLGWRFGFALPGVLALISAVLILKLAPRVGVDPNARPMDELRALFNPSVLLTLAVGLIGCGGLFAVYSFLSAAMLATANPPDWGVTLMLAMFGVGITLGSILAARLTIRLGNMKAALSLLIFMILAQAYASYAVGDWVQMTLSAFLIGLSSGVFVPLQTRLMDVAGKAQSMAAAMNHAAFNAANALGPLAAGFALHWGYRSSGIVAIGFSVAGIAMLGILAHYAKTHEAPQAK